One part of the Piliocolobus tephrosceles isolate RC106 unplaced genomic scaffold, ASM277652v3 unscaffolded_29231, whole genome shotgun sequence genome encodes these proteins:
- the LOC111554212 gene encoding olfactory receptor 10H4, whose protein sequence is MPGQNYSTMSEFILFGFSAFPQQLLPVLFLLYLLMFLFTLLGNLLIMATIWIEHRLHTPMYLFLCALSVSEILFTVAITPRMLADLLSTHGSITFVSCASQMFFSFMFGFTHSFLLMVMGYDRYVAICHPLRYNVLMSPRDCARLVAWTWAGGSVMGMMVTMIVFHLTFCGSNVIHHFACHVLSLLKLACGNKTSSVIMGVILVCVTALIGCLFLIIVSYVFIVAAILRIPSAEGRHKTFSTCVSHLTVVVTHYGFASLIYLKPKGLHSMYSDALMATTYTVFTPFLSPIIFSLRNKELKNAINKNFYSKFCTLSS, encoded by the coding sequence ATGCCTGGTCAGAACTACAGCACCATGTCTGAATTTATCCTCTTTGGCTTCTCAGCCTTCCCCCAGCAGCTCCTGCCTGTCTTGTTCCTGCTGTATCTCCTGATGTTCCTGTTCACATTGCTTGGCAACCTTCTCATCATGGCCACAATCTGGATTGAACACAGACTCCACACACCCATGTACCTCTTCTTGTGTGCCCTCTCCGTCTCTGAGATTCTGTTCACTGTAGCCATCACCCCTCGCATGCTGGCTGATCTGCTCTCCACCCATGGTTCCATCACCTTTGTGTCTTGTGCCAGTCAGATGTTCTTCTCCTTCATGTTTGGCTTCACTCACTCCTTCCTTCTCATGGTCATGGGCTATGATCGCTACGTGGCCATCTGCCACCCACTGCGTTACAATGTGCTCATGAGCCCCCGTGACTGTGCCCGTCTTGTGGCCTGGACCTGGGCTGGTGGCTCAGTCATGGGGATGATGGTGACAATGATAGTTTTTCACCTCACTTTCTGTGGGTCTAACGTGATCCACCACTTTGCCTGTCATGTGCTTTCCCTCTTGAAGTTGGCCTGTGGGAACAAGACATCATCTGTCATCATGGGTGTGATTCTGGTGTGTGTCACAGCCCTGATAGGCTGTTTATTCCTCATCATCGTCTCCTATGTCTTCATTGTGGCTGCCATCTTGAGGATTCCCTCTGCTGAGGGCCGGCACAAGACTTTCTCCACGTGTGTATCCCACCTCACTGTGGTGGTCACGCACTATGGTTTTGCCTCCCTTATCTACCTCAAGCCCAAGGGTCTCCATTCTATGTACAGTGATGCCTTGATGGCCACCACCTATACTGTCTTCACCCCCTTCCTTAGCCCAATCATTTTCAGCCTAAGGAACAAGGAGCTGAAGAATgccataaataaaaacttttacagCAAATTCTGTACTCTAAGCTCCTGA